In bacterium, the sequence CCCGGAGTGTCGCGATTCTGGCGGTCATCTCCGCGGCGGTCGTCGGCGCGGCGCTGGCCGCGCGGCACCTGCTGTTGCGGCGCGCTGCGGCGAAGGCGTCCCGCGGTGTCTGATCCCGGCGCCGCTTCCGGGATCGTCGTCGCGACGTACAACGTGCATCGCTGCGTGGGGCGCGACGGACGCAAGGATCCGCGCCGCGTGGCCGAGGCGATCCGCGATCTGGGCGCCGAGGTCGTCGGCCTGCAGGAGGTCGAAAACCGCCAGCCGATCCAGCCTCCGAGCCAGCAGCTCAACTACCTTGCCGAGCGGCTCGAGATGACGGCGATTCCCGGGCCGACGCTGTTTTCCGACGAGGGCGATTACGGTAACGGCCTCCTGACGCGGCATCCCGTTTTATCGGTGCGTCACATCGATATCAGCCGATGGCGGCGCGAGCCGCGCGGCATTTTGTGCGCCGACATCGATGTGCGCGGCACGCACTGGCGTTTTCTATTGACGCACTTCGGCCTGCGTTCGTGGGAGCGTTGGGCGCAGATGCGCCTGCTCGTCGATATCGCGATCCACGACGAGGGCGTGCCGACGGTGGTGCTCGGCGATCTCAACGAGTGGCTGCGCCGCAGCCGCAACAACCGGTTGATCGAGCGCTCCTTCGGCCCGTCGCCGATGTTCAAGACGTATCCCGCGCAC encodes:
- a CDS encoding endonuclease/exonuclease/phosphatase family protein, which produces MSDPGAASGIVVATYNVHRCVGRDGRKDPRRVAEAIRDLGAEVVGLQEVENRQPIQPPSQQLNYLAERLEMTAIPGPTLFSDEGDYGNGLLTRHPVLSVRHIDISRWRREPRGILCADIDVRGTHWRFLLTHFGLRSWERWAQMRLLVDIAIHDEGVPTVVLGDLNEWLRRSRNNRLIERSFGPSPMFKTYPAHRPIFSLDRILAAPPARIAEIRAVTNERIIEASDHLPIVAKIVEVRGEK